The following DNA comes from Paenibacillus crassostreae.
TTTGTGCATGGAGCACTTTGTGTATCTTATTCGGGACAGTGTCTAACTTCAGAAATGTGGGGTGGACGTTCAGCGAATCGTGGGGAATGTGCACAGGCTTGTCGTCTACCGTATGACCTAATGGTTGATGGTGTGCAGAAGCCGATGGGGGACATCGCATATTTGTTATCCCCGAAGGATCTAGCCGCGATAGATATTATGCCGGAATTGATCGAAGCGGGTGTAACGTCTTTTAAAATTGAAGGACGTCTGAAGACGCCTGAATATGTAGCGAATGTGGTTAGTAAGTATCGCAAAGCGATTGATCGATATTTCGAAGGCGATTCTACACCACCGAGTAAGGAAGAAATGCGTGAGCTTGAGCAAAGCTTCTCGCGTGGTCTCACCCATGGGTTCTTGGACGGGACGAACAATAAAAAGCTTGTTGAAGGTAGTTATCCTAAGAGTCGTGGTGTATATCTAGGGCGCGTGGAACAGATTTTGCGTGATGGTGTTGTCTGCCGTATCGATGCACCATTGAAGCGGGGCGATGGTATTGTATTCGACGCTGGAGACCCGACGAAGAAGGAAGAAGGCGGACGCGTCTACGATATCCGTCGTAAAGGTGTGAAGATCGAAGGTGAAGCTGGAGAAGGCTGGATCATCGATATCGTACCTGGACGGAACGATGTTAATTTGCAAAGATTGCATGTAGGGGATCGGATCTGGAAAACAAATGATCCTGCACTAGACAAACGTCTGCGTCAGACGTTTGAGACGGAGAAGCCTTATCGGGTATTCCCCGTTCATGTCAAGGTTGTAGGTCATGTTGGCGGATTGCTGACGACATGGTGGACAGATGTGCAGAAGGGCACGACGGTTCGCGTGGACTCTGAGATGGAATTGGAAGCGGCGCAGAAGCGTCCAATGGACTATGCTCTGCTGGAAGAACAATTCGGCCGTCTAGGCGGGACGGTATTCCAGCTTGAGCAGTTGGACGTCGAGCTGCAAGGCGACGTCATCGTGCCTATGCGCGAGCTGAACAGCATCCGCCGCCATGCGGTGGAGTTGCTCGCTGGCGAGCGTCCGAAGCCGCCCGTATACGTGAAACGGGCGGTCGAGGTGTACGGCGACGCGGCGCAAAGCGCATCGCAGCCGGTGGCGCGTGGTGAAGCGGAGCTCACCGCGCTGTGCCGCAGCCTGCCGCAGGTGCAGGCTGCTCTCGAAGCAGGCGTAGGAATGATCTACGCTGACTTCGAGTTCATTAAGCAGTTCCCGGCAGCGGTGGAAGCTGTGCGTGCAGCTGGAGCGAAGATTGCGCTGGCAACGCCGCGTATTCATATGCCTGGGGAGAACGGCTACCATAACAACATCCTGCGTTTACAGCCGGATGCGGTATTAGTACGTAACACTGGGGCGCTATACTTCTATCTGCGTCACCGTCAAGAACATCCAGAAGAACAACATCCACAGATCATCGGAGACTTTTCATTAAATATCGCTAACCACAAGGCAGCGGATCTCTTCATCGAAGCTGGTTGTGATATGATCACACCATCCTATGACCTGAACATTCAACAAATGGTGGACATGCTTGGACGTTCCAATACATCGAAGATGGAGATTGTTATCCATCAGCATCTACCAATGTTCCATACTGAGCATTGTGTCTATTGCACCTTCTTAAGTGAAGGTACAGACTTTACGAATTGTGGTCGTCCTTGTGAGGAGCATCATATATCCCTCCAAGATCGCATCGGGATGTCTCATCCTGTACGTGTAGATGAAGGATGTCGCAATACCGTATACAATGCCATTGAACAATCGGGTGCAGAGTATTTGGCTAACTTCATGGAATTTGGCGTATCGAGTTATCGCGTAGAGTTCTTGGAAGAAACTCCTGAACAAGTAGGCGAGGTTATTGACCTTTACAAGCGTGCCTTACGTGGTGAGATCAGCGGTACCCAAGTATGGCGTACACTGAAAGCAACCAATCAACTAGGTGTAACCAGAGGTCAATTGGTGAAATAGTCAGGAACATAGGTGTTGTTTAGATTTTAATATAGGTTGATTCATCTTCTGAATGGGGTGAATCAACCTTTTTGCTGATTATAAAGATAGAACTACTCAGGAGAAGTCTTAAGGGCAGCAACTATATCTTCATGAGTAATCACTTATCTAACTAGGTCAATTTGGTGTCATCGGTCGGTGATAGGAGTAATAGGAAGTAGGAGCATCAATTAGTTGCAGAAACTACAGTTACTTATAGAAGAAATACAGAATAGAAAAAAGTAGTTGTACAAAGTACAGCTAATACGGTGAATATGATGGAAAATGGAGGAGTCCTTGATTTTAGATGTATGTATTGCAACTAAAAGTATCGCAAGAGGAATATGGGGGGAATTAGTTGTACTAAATGCAGCTAATGCTGGAGGTATGGGTACTGTTGGTGATGCAGCTACTGCTGGCAGTACTGGTAGTACTGACGATAGCATAATAAAACTGATGACTCAGTTAGTGCCTACAACATGTAGGTTCTGTATGTTTTAGAGAACGATATAGCTTGTATCATGGCAGCCTATTTTCTCAGATAAGTAACATAATATGTCTTCTATTCTAGTTATGATGTTAATAACATGCTGGTTCTCCATCTTCAGCGTGGTCAATATATAGGACTGACTCGTTATATAATGGATTTTATTCAAGAATAATTCTGTATCCAAATCAATGATATGATGATCTGATACAAAGGAAAGTAGCTCATCGAAGGTAATATTATTCTTCCATGTTTCCTGACTACCCTGACATAAATAAACGGCCTTGAGCATCGCCTTCACCGACAAATACCCCGAGATCAGACATGGTTGATTCATTCCGCCTTTCAATAATAGTAAGCTCGTATCCATATAGGAATTAGAAAGTTCACAGTAACTTCTGATTTTAAAAGAAAGAGTTGCCTTGAATTCAAAGTGGTTGGGAATATATTGCATTAGAATCACCTTCTTATTGTAAATTATAAACGGAAGTGTAACCCACTACTTACAGAGCTGATTATAGTATTTATTATTTCTTTCAGTATCAATATACTATCACTTTGTAATTTTGTTGGCAATAGCCTACAGAAAATCAATACCCTTACAACATATGATGTCTCTAACTAACAAATAAGGGGATATTAACTTGTCAGATAAAAATGAGAGATTATTAGAACTCCTCGCTTTTGGAAGAGCTCTTCGGAAAATTCGTAAAGAAAACAAATTAACGCAAGACGAACTAAGTTTATATTCTCGTGTTGATCGATCTTATATTAGTGAATTAGAGAACGGGGGAAAGGCACCTTCGTTACTAACGATTATCTCGCTAGCCAAAGCATTACAAGTCAAACCATCCCTTCTCATCGAGAGATTCGAGATAGAGCTGGAAGATTCCGTTCAATAGATTCGTATTCGATTCTCTGTTACAATCATGGTAGTATTTATCGTTAATCTATCTTTAAGATTCTGCTAGACTAGGAGATCAATACATGAAAATCCGTAAAGCCATCATTCCAGCAGCTGGATTAGGAACTCGCTTTCTACCTGCAACCAAGGCGATGCCGAAGGAAATGTTACCGATTGTGGACAAACCTACCATCCAATATATAGTGGAAGAGGCAGTTGCCTCTGGAATTGAAGATATTATTATTGTTACTGGGAAAGGCAAACGTGCGATTGAGGATCATTTTGACTATTCATTCGAATTGGAGCACAATCTTACACAGAAGTTGAAATGGGATCTCCTCAACGAAGTCCGAAAGTCTTCCGAAATGGCGGATATTCACTATATTCGGCAGAAGGAACCCAAAGGGTTAGGCCATGCGATCTGGTGTGCGCGTAAGTTCATTGGTGACGAACCTTTTGCTGTTCTGCTAGGCGACGATATCGTAGAAGCAGAAGTGCCTTGTCTTAAACAAATGATCGCTGTGTATGAGCAATATCAATCTTCGATTGTAGGTGTGCAGCCTGTTCCATGGGACGAAGTATCCCGTTATGGCATTGTAGATGGTTCACAATTGGATGAACGAATATATCAAGCGAATCGATTGGTGGAGAAACCAAAACAGGAAGTAGCACCATCTAACTTGGCGATTATGGGGCGCTATATTCTGACCCCGCAGATTTTTGATCTACTTGGTGAACAACATGAGGGTGTGAATGGTGAAATTCAACTAACTGATGCAATTTCCCGTCTAGGTGAGCTGGAGAGAATATTGGCATACCATTTTGAAGGACAACGACATGATGTTGGAGAGAAACTAGGGTTTATTGAAACAACGATCCACTACGCCTTACAGCATCAGGAGCTAAGAGAAGATCTTCTTAAGTATATGAAACAGATGATTCATGATATTGAGCATTCATAATATTAAATACCTAGATAAAGAAGACGACCCCAGCTGGGGTCGTCTTCTTTACATTAGATCGGATTTGAATACCGAATAGATTCAAGGTCGCAAACGTTAAGTTTAAGAAATACTCTGTACAATCGCTTCAATCTGTTCTGTCTCCGTAGGATCAATCTGGATTAAGCGGTCTAATACTGCTTGGTCATTCAATCCTTGTTTCATTAGAGCAGCCACATACCAACGTGCAATTTCTCGGTTCGTTGGATCAGTTAAATCTTCGATTAGTCCGAGCTTAAATGTCTCAATAGACTCAGCTGGCTGATTAAGTAGAAGCTGCATTTTACCTGTGTTGAGAATCATGGAAGGAGTATTAGCGAAAGCACGCCCAGACAATTGACCTTCAGGTAGAGTGGCGAGATGTACCAGTCCTGATTGAATCTTGTTGAAAGCTTCTATACCAGCTGTGAAATACTTATCTCTTAAAGTTAAATCTTGCATACCGTGAGCTGCATAACCTAATTCATGTGCTTGTGAGATAATTCGTTCATACCACTCGATATCCCAATTGAAGTTCTCAGAATTAGCTACTAATAGGTCGAATGCTTGCTCTTGTTCACCTTTTAATTGATGAAGTGTGATTAGGCGATTGATCATATATTTGTTATAGGGTTCATCTTTAAGTCCTTCAGTAATGACATTGTAAGCAGCATCATAGAACTCTTCACTCTGGTTCTGTGAATATACTTCTTGATAAAGAGAAGATAATAACAGCACTGAGTCTGGATGGTTTTTCCGTAAGCTAAGGTCTTTATCGAGTGGAGCTTTAATTTCTTCATAAGAAGAACTTGTCTGTGATAATTCACTAGCCTCAATACTAGCACTGCTAGCTTGGATATATCGGAATGACGTGAATAATACAACGATGGCACAAATCCCCAGGACTAGGCTGTATAGAGCACTTACACCGCTTCCCCTGAAGCGTAGTTTCTGAATACGAAGGGACTTATTCTCCATGACAGAAGCCATTCCTCCAAGCCCTAGATACACGATAATACCAATAAACACGTAACTCATATTAAAGTCGAGCAGACTATGCAATAGAATAGATAGTACTAGAATGAGATACAAGAAATGAGACTCTCTCTCTTCCTCGCTCTCGGTGATATAATGACGAATATATTTATAGAATATATAGATTAGGAAGGCCATGAATATCACAAATCCAACGATACCGACCTCGACTAAGTATTGAAGGAAGAAATTATGGGCTTGACGGCTTATATAAGGGTTGTTCTGATATTTCTCATATAATGCACCCCAAGCACCACCGCCTGCGCCTAGAACAGGATAATCTTGTACAACCTTCATTGCATCTTTATAAAATGTTATCCGCTCTAGTACACTATGTTGTTGAAAGTTAATATTCTCTAGACGTGTACTCATATTCTCAGGGAGAATGTTACGTGCACTTGTTCCGATCAATAGAAAGGCAACAGCACCTACCACGATGACCGAGCCAACTGGAATCCATAGACTAGAAGTTTTACGTTCCGACCAAGCTTGAAGTCCACGCTCAAGTAATGGAGCGACGAAACGTTGAATAACCCATCCGAGAAGGGCAACAACTGCCGATGCAAAAAGTAATATTCCCCATCCTTTTGCGGCTTCACTGCCATTGTAGGTTGTATTCAATTGCAATCCTAATTCAGTAACCGTACTCGAGATCAATAGGGAGGCAATACCTGCGATACCGATATACACAACCCATAGGATCTGTTTCACTGGCTTCAAAAACAACAGTAGTAGAACAAACACTACGGGAAGCATAACCAATCCACCACGTGATAATGTTAATAGAACAGATAGGATAATAGGTACTAACATAAAAGCGTGAATAGCCTGACCATACCACTTCTTGGAACGAATCAGAAGAAATACGGTAGCGAACAAGAAAGCCATGAGAAATGCAGCATATGTGTTAGCATACTGGAACACCGATGTCAGACGTAATCCATTAGAATCGCTCATGACAGCATCCGTATACTTTCCGTTCAAGACCCCACTAGAGAACCAGTTTACTAACTTTCCAGCGAATGTACCTTGTCCGAACCAATTAAGTAAACCGAATCCGACAATGATGTAAGCTACCGTCATGATCGCAATTTGGATTACTTTATTCGCTAACTTGTCTCGTAGTAAGAACAGTCCAATAATG
Coding sequences within:
- a CDS encoding Wzy polymerase domain-containing protein — translated: MSKQVYGKQAKRSSDVIKLPVLSWVLMAALILYLAWTPFQVALFNGQMLNFEKPIFWAAALACVILLIWIAKDHKSINLEGQRDWMAIWVLLLPITFVLSLFGAASHYLAMNMVIIQCTYAIMFIIGLFLLRDKLANKVIQIAIMTVAYIIVGFGLLNWFGQGTFAGKLVNWFSSGVLNGKYTDAVMSDSNGLRLTSVFQYANTYAAFLMAFLFATVFLLIRSKKWYGQAIHAFMLVPIILSVLLTLSRGGLVMLPVVFVLLLLFLKPVKQILWVVYIGIAGIASLLISSTVTELGLQLNTTYNGSEAAKGWGILLFASAVVALLGWVIQRFVAPLLERGLQAWSERKTSSLWIPVGSVIVVGAVAFLLIGTSARNILPENMSTRLENINFQQHSVLERITFYKDAMKVVQDYPVLGAGGGAWGALYEKYQNNPYISRQAHNFFLQYLVEVGIVGFVIFMAFLIYIFYKYIRHYITESEEERESHFLYLILVLSILLHSLLDFNMSYVFIGIIVYLGLGGMASVMENKSLRIQKLRFRGSGVSALYSLVLGICAIVVLFTSFRYIQASSASIEASELSQTSSSYEEIKAPLDKDLSLRKNHPDSVLLLSSLYQEVYSQNQSEEFYDAAYNVITEGLKDEPYNKYMINRLITLHQLKGEQEQAFDLLVANSENFNWDIEWYERIISQAHELGYAAHGMQDLTLRDKYFTAGIEAFNKIQSGLVHLATLPEGQLSGRAFANTPSMILNTGKMQLLLNQPAESIETFKLGLIEDLTDPTNREIARWYVAALMKQGLNDQAVLDRLIQIDPTETEQIEAIVQSIS
- the galU gene encoding UTP--glucose-1-phosphate uridylyltransferase GalU, whose translation is MKIRKAIIPAAGLGTRFLPATKAMPKEMLPIVDKPTIQYIVEEAVASGIEDIIIVTGKGKRAIEDHFDYSFELEHNLTQKLKWDLLNEVRKSSEMADIHYIRQKEPKGLGHAIWCARKFIGDEPFAVLLGDDIVEAEVPCLKQMIAVYEQYQSSIVGVQPVPWDEVSRYGIVDGSQLDERIYQANRLVEKPKQEVAPSNLAIMGRYILTPQIFDLLGEQHEGVNGEIQLTDAISRLGELERILAYHFEGQRHDVGEKLGFIETTIHYALQHQELREDLLKYMKQMIHDIEHS
- a CDS encoding helix-turn-helix domain-containing protein — its product is MSDKNERLLELLAFGRALRKIRKENKLTQDELSLYSRVDRSYISELENGGKAPSLLTIISLAKALQVKPSLLIERFEIELEDSVQ
- a CDS encoding U32 family peptidase, translating into MKQGIRRGDVELLAPAGDWDCMRAAVANGADAIFFGVEKFNARARANNFRMAELPEIMAFLHSYGVKGFLTFNILVFENEMEDAKELIDACVDAGVDAVIVQDLGLVKMIREISPDFPIHGSTQMTITSPEAVEFTKPWALERVVLGRENNLKQIKKIGEQAKLPMEVFVHGALCVSYSGQCLTSEMWGGRSANRGECAQACRLPYDLMVDGVQKPMGDIAYLLSPKDLAAIDIMPELIEAGVTSFKIEGRLKTPEYVANVVSKYRKAIDRYFEGDSTPPSKEEMRELEQSFSRGLTHGFLDGTNNKKLVEGSYPKSRGVYLGRVEQILRDGVVCRIDAPLKRGDGIVFDAGDPTKKEEGGRVYDIRRKGVKIEGEAGEGWIIDIVPGRNDVNLQRLHVGDRIWKTNDPALDKRLRQTFETEKPYRVFPVHVKVVGHVGGLLTTWWTDVQKGTTVRVDSEMELEAAQKRPMDYALLEEQFGRLGGTVFQLEQLDVELQGDVIVPMRELNSIRRHAVELLAGERPKPPVYVKRAVEVYGDAAQSASQPVARGEAELTALCRSLPQVQAALEAGVGMIYADFEFIKQFPAAVEAVRAAGAKIALATPRIHMPGENGYHNNILRLQPDAVLVRNTGALYFYLRHRQEHPEEQHPQIIGDFSLNIANHKAADLFIEAGCDMITPSYDLNIQQMVDMLGRSNTSKMEIVIHQHLPMFHTEHCVYCTFLSEGTDFTNCGRPCEEHHISLQDRIGMSHPVRVDEGCRNTVYNAIEQSGAEYLANFMEFGVSSYRVEFLEETPEQVGEVIDLYKRALRGEISGTQVWRTLKATNQLGVTRGQLVK